A segment of the Terriglobales bacterium genome:
GCTGGTTGACTGGCAGGGGGGATGCCGTTACCCTGCCCTGAGAGTACCTTGAGGGAGCCCGCCGCCGGTACATGGACGACTGGATACGGCATCCCGCAACCCATACAACGGTCAGCTACTTAGGCCGCATCTAGGTAGATAGCGGCCTGACAAAGGCGATTCTTGCCACAGGTCAAGAAGACAGAGGTCGCGCAGCTCTCCGAAGCTGAGGCGATCGAGAGAGCGAAACGAGGGGATCCGGACGCGTTCGAGGTGCTGTATGCCTTGCACAAGCGCCGCGTGTATTCGCTATGCCTGCGCATGACCAGCAACGTGGCGGAGGCGGAAGACCTGACGCAGGAGGCGTTCCTGCAGCTCTACCGCAAGATCGCCACCTTCCGCGGCGAGTCGGCGTTCTCCACCTGGCTGCACCGCATGGCGGTGAACGTGGTGCTGATGAAGCTGCGCAAGAAGGGCCTACCCGAGGTTTCGCTGGAAGAGACGCTGGAACCGCAGCAGGAGGACGCGCCCCGCAAAGATATCGGGGCCCGCGATCCGGTGCTGGCGGGCTCCATCGACCGGGTCAACCTGGAGCGCGCCATCGAGAGCCTGCCGCAGGGGTACCGCGTGATCTTCGTGCTGCATGACGTGGAGGGCTACGAGCACAACGAGATCGCCGAGATGATGGGCTGTTCCATCGGAAACAGCAAGTCGCAGTTGCATAAAGCGCGCCTGAAGTTGCGCGAGCTCCTCCGGATGAGCAGAGCCGAGAAGGCCAGCAGCCGCTGAGAGGAGCGGGCCAGAGGTAGAGACGCTGAGGGAGAGGAAGTCATGAAGTGCGCAGAATTTCAGAAGGCCCTGCCGGAGGTGCTGGACAACGGCGCCACGGCGGAGGAAGCCGAACACCTGCGCTCCTGCCGGGAGTGTTCCGGGCTGACGCAGGACCTGACCTTGATCGCGGAGGAGGCGCGCCGGCTGGCGGCCAGTGACGAGCCCCCTCCGCAGGTGTGGCAGCGGATCCGCGCCGCCGCCGAGATGGAGGGGCTGATCGAGTCCTCGCGTCCGGCTGCCGACCCGCCGCTGGTTCCGGCCTGGGTCCCTCCCGCTCCCACTTGGGCGAGCTCCACCCTGGCTGCCGCCTTCGTCCTGGTCCTGGTCTTCTCCGGGGCCCTGCTCTATCGCAACCTCGGCGGGCACGCGACCCCGGCGAACGCCGTGGTCGCCGAGAGCCCCGCCATGGACGCCAACGACCAGAAGGTCCTGGCCTCGGTCGCCGATCGCGAGCCCGAGGTCCGCGCCCGCTACGAGCGCAATCTGAGGAACGTCAACGCCTACATCCGCGACGCCAAGCACAACGTGGAGACCAACCCCGACGACGAGGACGCCCGCGACAGCCTGCGGCAAGCCTACGAACAGAAGGCCATGCTCTACGAGATGGCAATGTCGCACTCAATGCAGTAGCATGACCCGGAGAACGAACATGGCAAGCACACCCGCATCCAAGACCGTCCTGCTGGCGCTGGCCTTCGCCGCCACCGTCGCCTTGGCCGCCGAGAGCAAGAAGGAGTTCAAGTACACGGTCGGGCCCAAGCCCCTGGTGACCATCGTGAACGAATACGGGCCGGTCACCGTCAAAGGCGTTCCCGGGCACCAGGTCACCATCACCGCCACCACCCACTCCGACAAGGTGGACGTGGACAGCAGCCAGGCCGGCAATCGCACGGAGGCGCGCACCCACATGCAGGACGGAGCCAGCCCGGACGAGGCCCGGGTGGACTATGAGGTCAGCGTTCCCATGGACGCCAGCGTGAGCGTGCGCGGCTCCACCGGGCCCTACTCGGCGGAGAGGCTGCGCGGCGACGTGATCCTGGAAGGCGATCTCGCCAAGGTGGAGGTGCGCGACGTCAGCGACGCCCATGTGCACGTCCATACCGTGGACGGCCCCATCTCGCTGACCAACGTCAGCGGCGGGCACGTCGAGATCACCTCCGTGGGCGGCGACGTGGAGCTGCTCAACGTCACCGGCCCCAAGGT
Coding sequences within it:
- a CDS encoding anti-sigma factor, with the protein product MKCAEFQKALPEVLDNGATAEEAEHLRSCRECSGLTQDLTLIAEEARRLAASDEPPPQVWQRIRAAAEMEGLIESSRPAADPPLVPAWVPPAPTWASSTLAAAFVLVLVFSGALLYRNLGGHATPANAVVAESPAMDANDQKVLASVADREPEVRARYERNLRNVNAYIRDAKHNVETNPDDEDARDSLRQAYEQKAMLYEMAMSHSMQ
- a CDS encoding sigma-70 family RNA polymerase sigma factor → MPQVKKTEVAQLSEAEAIERAKRGDPDAFEVLYALHKRRVYSLCLRMTSNVAEAEDLTQEAFLQLYRKIATFRGESAFSTWLHRMAVNVVLMKLRKKGLPEVSLEETLEPQQEDAPRKDIGARDPVLAGSIDRVNLERAIESLPQGYRVIFVLHDVEGYEHNEIAEMMGCSIGNSKSQLHKARLKLRELLRMSRAEKASSR
- a CDS encoding DUF4097 family beta strand repeat-containing protein; this translates as MASTPASKTVLLALAFAATVALAAESKKEFKYTVGPKPLVTIVNEYGPVTVKGVPGHQVTITATTHSDKVDVDSSQAGNRTEARTHMQDGASPDEARVDYEVSVPMDASVSVRGSTGPYSAERLRGDVILEGDLAKVEVRDVSDAHVHVHTVDGPISLTNVSGGHVEITSVGGDVELLNVTGPKVTVNTTNGNIRYTGDFGSNGDYSLTNNFGNIDVSLPASASVDLTARSMKGSAFSDFPLEQSKRRTTFPLTAGKAFAGTANSGASSVRLRSLSGTIRVTKR